The following are encoded together in the Panicum virgatum strain AP13 chromosome 6K, P.virgatum_v5, whole genome shotgun sequence genome:
- the LOC120713617 gene encoding wall-associated receptor kinase 2-like yields MAIASAAVALVLAMAAAVAAAEAPPAPMIGLAGCATACGNVSVPYPFGIGPPRCYWPGLNLTCDASGPEPPRLLLGDGTLRVAEISLRNGTVRVVRSGSVVGSGSALASDRNVSFGSGVVGHGYMLSNGNELVLSGCNLVATLVEDEVALGPGRSGVISGCASFCSFRNKKVDSVGQAAGKYCSGMACCQAPINYHSSPTGVHLRWLDAGNHTEALTFLPTYVFVAEEGWFDRRPLADELLSVKRSPSRAALEVPLVLLWAVKPGKGLPPVPMLPANATAACPGDASRVLCKSEHSVCAVGNLGYTCQCQDGYDGNPYLPNGCQDINECEQPQDHGCFGQCINTIGGYKCQCPRGTHGNYTIRDGCIKSSSTGISIGIGVGSAAGFMILVFAVIFVAQRFKHKRQIMLKQKFFKQNRGQLLQQLVSPRADIAERMIIPIDELAKATNNFDKARELGGGGHGTVYKGILSDLHVVAIKKSKITVQKEIDEFINEVAILSQINHRNVVNLLGCCLETEVPLLVYEFISNGTLYDHLHVEGPMSLPLITRIRVATEIASALAYLHSSVSIPIIHRDIKSSNILLDDTMTSKVSDFGASRYIPMDKTGLTTMVQGTIGYLDPMYFYTGRLTEKSDVYSFGVILVELLTRKKPFSYFFADGDGLVSHFVKLLAEQNLVQVLDPQVIEEGGKEVQEICLLAASCVKLNAEDRPTMREVEHALEGILVFKKYVKNNVVVEKIEENGHAVKAHDVEEGTPSNLLRASTLFKSMSFSSKKEGQSTQEWSRRYSMEEEILMSARYPR; encoded by the exons ATGGCCATTGCCTCAGCAGCTGTAGCGCTCGTCttagcgatggcggcggcggtggccgcggcggaggctccACCAGCGCCGATGATAGGGCTGGCCGGCTGCGCCACCGCCTGCGGGAACGTGAGCGTGCCGTACCCCTTCGGCATCGGGCCACCTCGCTGCTACTGGCCGGGGCTCAACCTCACCTGCGACGCCAGCGGCCCggagccgccgcggctgctcctCGGCGACGGCACGCTCCGCGTCGCCGAGATCTCCCTCCGCAACGGCACCGTGCGCGTGGTGCGCAGCGGCTCCGTCgtcggcagcggcagcgccctCGCCTCCGACCGGAACGTCTCCTTCGGCAGCGGCGTCGTCGGCCACGGCTACATGCTGTCCAACGGCAACGAGCTCGTGCTCTCCGGCTGCAACCTGGTGGCGACGCTGgtcgaggacgaggtcgccCTCGGCCCCGGGAGGTCCGGCGTCATCAGCGGCTGCGCCTCCTTCTGCTCCTTCCGCAACAAGAAGGTGGACAGCGTCGGGCAGGCCGCCGGCAAGTACTGCTCCGGCATGGCGTGCTGCCAGGCGCCCATCAACtaccacagctcccccacgggGGTCCACCTCCGGTGGCTCGACGCCGGGAACCACACCGAGGCGCTGACGTTCCTGCCGACCTACGTGTTCGTGGCGGAGGAGGGGTGGTTCGACCGGAGGCCGCTGGCCGACGAGCTGCTGAGCGTGAAGCGGAGCCCGTCGAGGGCGGCGCTCGAGGTCCCCCTCGTGCTCCTGTGGGCGGTCAAGCCGGGGAAGGGCCTGCCACCGGTGCCGATGTTGCCGGCCAACgcgaccgccgcgtgccccggcgACGCGAGCCGCGTGCTCTGCAAGAGCGAGCACAGCGTGTGCGCCGTCGGAAACCTGGGATATACGTGCCAGTGCCAGGACGGCTACGACGGCAACCCTTACCTCCCCAATGGGTGCCAAG ATATCAATGAGTGTGAGCAGCCACAAGACCATGGATGCTTCGGCCAATGTATCAACACTATTGGAGGGTATAAATGCCAGTGTCCACGAGGAACCCATGGCAACTATACTATCAGAGATGGCTGCATCAAGTCTTCATCTACAG GAATAAGCATCGGTATAGGAGTTGGAAGTGCAGCAGGATTTATGATTCTGGTTTTCGCTGTAATCTTTGTGGCCCAAAGGTTTAAACATAAGAGGCAGATAATGTTGAAACAGAAGTTTTTCAAGCAAAATCGTGGACAACTATTACAACAATTGGTATCCCCAAGGGCAGATATTGCAGAAAGGATGATCATACCAATAGATGAGCTTGCAAAGGCAACAAACAACTTTGACAAAGCTCGTGAACTTGGAGGTGGTGGGCATGGTACTGTGTACAAAGGAATTTTATCAGACCTACACGTTGTAGCCATCAAGAAGTCCAAGATAACAGTCCAGAAAGAAATCGATGAGTTCATAAATGAAGTAGCCATTCTCTCACAAATCAATCATAGAAATGTAGTGAACCTTCTTGGATGTTGCCTAGAGACAGAAGTTCCACTGTTGGTTTATGAGTTTATTTCTAATGGAACCCTTTACGATCATCTCCATGTTGAAGGTCCCATGTCACTACCATTGATAACTAGGATAAGGGTTGCAACAGAAATTGCTAGTGCTCTTGCCTATCTTCACTCGTCAGTTTCAATTCCAATAATACACAGAGATATCAAGTCTAGTAACATACTTCTTGATGATACTATGACATCCAAGGTGTCGGACTTTGGAGCTTCAAGGTACATACCAATGGATAAAACAGGATTAACAACAATGGTTCAAGGAACAATAGGCTACTTGGATCCTATGTACTTTTACACAGGTCGCCTCACTGAGAAAAGTGATGTGTATAGCTTTGGTGTCATTCTTGTAGAATTGTTAACCAGGAAGAAACCTTTTTCATATTTCTTCGCCGATGGAGATGGCCTTGTTTCCCATTTTGTCAAGTTGCTTGCTGAGCAGAATCTGGTACAAGTACTAGATCCACAAGTCATAGAGGAGGGAGGCAAAGAAGTCCAGGAAATCTGCTTACTTGCAGCATCATGTGTAAAATTAAATGCAGAGGACCGGCCTACAATGCGAGAGGTGGAACATGCACTTGAAGGCATTCTCGTATTCAAGAAGTACGTGAAAAACAATGTGGTGGTAGAGAAAATAGAAGAGAATGGACATGCAGTTAAGGCCCATGATGTGGAGGAAGGAACACCATCGAACCTCCTTAGGGCTAGCACACTGTTCAAGTCGATGAGTTTTTCATCGAAAAAAGAAGGGCAAAGCACGCAGGAATGGAGCAGAAGATatagcatggaagaagaaatcttgATGTCTGCAAGGTACCCTCGGTAG
- the LOC120713619 gene encoding protein MAIN-LIKE 2-like, translating into MPHPRAAGPSKTWLLQFAPTQLDPDADENSVTRSLEAYLLWLFGYIMFNNTHGNSVDRILIPYARDIADADEDVPSYSWGSAVLAATYRGLCDSCTKTRGEAILTGCPPLLQVWSYGRLAVGRPIVIRAPYHEALYGDLEDDRPMMGTLWLWR; encoded by the exons AtgccgcacccgcgagcagcaggcccTTCCAAGACCTGGTTGCTACAGTTCGCG CCCACCCAGTTGGATCCGGATGCCGACGAgaacagtgtgaccagatcctTGGAGGCCTACCTGCTTTGGTTGTtcggttacatcatgttcaacaacacacATGGCAACTCGGTGGACAGGATTCTCATCCCGTATGCACGGGATATTGCGGATGCGGACGAGGATGTACCGTCGTACAGCTGGGGTTCGGCGGTACTTGCCGCCAcgtaccgtggactctgcgacagCTGTACTAAGACACGTGGGGAAGCTATCCTGACGGGGTGCCCACCACTGCTTCAGGTTTGGTCCTACGGGAGGCTAGCGGTTGGTCGCCCCATCGTCATCCGCGCGCCTTATCACGAGGCTCTGTACGGCGATCTCGAGGACGACAGACCCATGATGGGGACTCTCTGGCTCTGGCGTTAG